The DNA window CACCGGAGCGACCCTCGCTGAAGCTGCCAGAGCGGTCCATCAGGCAGGGGGAATTGTCCGCGGCGCGGTGGTCCTGGCGGCCACCCGCGCACCCGACGCGCCGCCCTCACCGGCGTAGGACTTGGCATGCCGGGCCTACCGGAGACATACAAAAAAATAAACAGCGAAAGGATGAATAACTCGTTGCTATGAACTAACGTCGGGTATGGGTACCAAGATCAGTTGTACCTTTCGATAGCGGCTCGGAAAGGGGCTCGACTGTCAATCAGATCGTCCCCGCGAAGTGCCGCCGTCGTGTCACCGAAGTCATTTGGAGGGCACCATGGAGTTCATGATCAGCGGACGAAATCTGACGGTCTCGGACCGATTCCGCGAATACGCCGGCGAGAAGATCTCGAAGATCGAATCGCTTGGGGACAAGGTCCAGAGGGTCGACGCGAAGGTTTCGAAGGAAACGAATGCGCGTCAGACCGGTGACCAGCTCACAGTCGAAGTGACAGTCCTGGGCCGCGGCCCCGTGATCCGTGCCGAAGCAAGCGCCGCAGACAAGTTCGCCGCTTTCGATCTCGCCTACAACAAGCTGCTTGAGCGGCTGCGTCGGGCCAAGGACCGCAAGAAGGTCCACCACGGGCGGCACACGCCCAAGGCGGTGCGCGAGGCAACAGCAACCCTGGAGCCCGCGAGCCCCAATGAGCCGATTTACGTCGAAGCGAGCCACCGCCCCGAACCTGCTCCGGAGCCGGCCGAGAAGTCGCCGTACGACGTCGACAACGACATTCCTGCCGGTGATTCGCCGGTACTGATCCGCCGCAAGGTGTTCCCGGCCGCCTCCCTTACCCTCGATGACGCCGTGGACAACATGGAACTTATCGGCCACGACTTTTACCTCTTCGTGGACAAGGCCACGAATGCCCCTTCCGTCGTGTACCGCCGCCGGGGCTGGACGTACGGTGTTATCACCCTGGACCATTACTGCGAGCCCGGTGAGAACACGCATGAAGAGAAGATCCACGCGTACCGCTCGGACGACGCGGCCGCGACTGCATAAGATAGTGCCCAAACAACGAAAGGGTTGACATGGGTGCATCGCTGAGCCTTTCACAGGCCCGGCGGATCGCCCTGGCAGCACAGGGATTGGACAAAGGACGGCCCGCCGGCCCCGTGACTTCACGGACGGTGGGCCGGACCTTTGCCCGGATCCAGCTGGTCCAGATCGACTCTGTCAATGTCCTGGCACGGAGCCATTTCCTGCCGTTCTTTTCCCGGCTCGGCAACTATGACCGGGCCATCCTCCAGCAGATGTCCGGAAAACATCCCCGGCGCATGATGGAGTACTGGGCGCATGAAGCCAGTTTCATCCGGCCAGAGCACTTCCTGGATCTCGTGGCCTGGCAGAACCGCACTTGGGTAGGGGCCTCAGCCATGGATCCGGGTCTGCGTTCCGGCGTGACCGGCCGCATCCTTGAGGCCTTGGCCGGCGGCAAGCCCATGACGGCGGCTGAGCTCACGGCGAGGATCGGGCATGTGGAGGACCGCAAGCACGTCAACTGGGGCTGGAACTGGAATGCGGTCAAGCGGGTTCTGGAACACCTCTTTGAAGAAGGCGTGGTGTCTGCCGCGTCGCGGACGGAGCAGTTCGAACGCAAGTATGCACTGACGCGCAGCGTCCTGCCCGGGCACGCGCTGGACACGGCGCCGGAGCCAGGGGAATCGATGGACAGGCTTATCGAGGCCGCGGCACAGGCACACGGGATCGGTACGGTGCGGTGTTTCGCAGACTATTTCCGGACGCCGCTCAAGGCCGCAGCGCTCTCGGTGGAGCACCTCGTGGACAGCGGACGGCTGGTTCCTGTCACAGTGGACGGCTGGGACAGGAAGCTGTACCGCCATACAGATGCGCGGCTGCCGCGCACGGCCACAGGCAGGGCACTGCTCAGCCCCTTTGACTCCCTGGTCTTCGAGCGGCGCAGGCTTGAAGAGCTCTTTGTCTC is part of the Arthrobacter sp. KBS0703 genome and encodes:
- the hpf gene encoding ribosome hibernation-promoting factor, HPF/YfiA family, with the translated sequence MEFMISGRNLTVSDRFREYAGEKISKIESLGDKVQRVDAKVSKETNARQTGDQLTVEVTVLGRGPVIRAEASAADKFAAFDLAYNKLLERLRRAKDRKKVHHGRHTPKAVREATATLEPASPNEPIYVEASHRPEPAPEPAEKSPYDVDNDIPAGDSPVLIRRKVFPAASLTLDDAVDNMELIGHDFYLFVDKATNAPSVVYRRRGWTYGVITLDHYCEPGENTHEEKIHAYRSDDAAATA